The Thunnus thynnus chromosome 22, fThuThy2.1, whole genome shotgun sequence genome includes a window with the following:
- the LOC137174482 gene encoding butyrophilin subfamily 3 member A2-like isoform X2, producing the protein MQQNCRMLFQTNRPSLQSPLKTFCVLVVHLLLTHSCKGQSQLIGSSQPIVATVGDDIILPCHLEPAMDVAAMTLEWTRSDLDPIYIHVWRARQDLIDANHPSYRGRTSLFPDELKQGNISLKLSKVKLSDGGKYKCYIPKLNTQSFVELFVASDAASSPVISLTGLDRDRGGVVLQCESKGWYPQPEVFWLDDEGNLLSAGPTETVRGPDDLYTVSSRVTVEKRHNNNFTCRVQQNNINQIRETHIIVPDDFFKVQSSSSTVTVGLVVCIVLIVAAAVFFFGWKWRQNRKSQVNFSASHRV; encoded by the exons ATGCAGCAG AACTGCAGGATGCTTTTCCAGACGAACAGACCGTCCCTTCAATCTCCACTGAAAACCTTCTGTGTTTTGGTCGTCCATCTTCTCCTAACACACTCTTGCAAAG GTCAGTCCCAGTTAATTGGTTCGTCTCAGCCAATAGTGGCAACGGTTGGTGATGACATAATTTTGCCATGTCATCTGGAACCTGCTATGGATGTTGCTGCCATGACACTGGAGTGGACGAGATCTGACTTGGACCCCATATATATCCATGTGTGGCGTGCTCGTCAGGACCTCATAGATGCTAACCATCCATCTTACAGGGGACGGACATCACTGTTCCCTGATGAGCTGAAGCAGggaaacatttcactgaaaCTCTCTAAAGTGAAACTTTCTGATGGGGGAAAATACAAATGCTACATTCCAAAACTCAATACACAATCTTTCGTTGAACTTTTTGTCG CATCAGATGCTGCCTCCTCACCTGTCATCAGTTTAACAGGActtgacagagacagaggaggagtggTGTTACAGTGTGAGTCTAAAGGCTGGTATCCACAGCCTGAGGTGTTTTGGCTGGACGATGAGGGAAACCTCCTCTCTGCTGGACctacagagacagtcagaggtCCTGATGACCTCTATActgtcagcagcagagtgactgtagagaagagacacaacaacaacttcaCCTGTAGAGTCCAACAGAACAACATCAACCAGatcagagagacacacattattgttccag ATGATTTCTTTAAGGTCCAGTCCAGTTCTTCTACTGTCACAGTTGGTTTGGTTGTTTGCATCGtgttaattgttgcagctgcagttttcttttttgggtGGAAATGGAGACAAAACCGTAAGTCACAAGTGAATTTCAGTGCCTCTCACAGGGTTTAA
- the LOC137174482 gene encoding butyrophilin subfamily 3 member A2-like isoform X3 — protein MQQNCRMLFQTNRPSLQSPLKTFCVLVVHLLLTHSCKGQSQLIGSSQPIVATVGDDIILPCHLEPAMDVAAMTLEWTRSDLDPIYIHVWRARQDLIDANHPSYRGRTSLFPDELKQGNISLKLSKVKLSDGGKYKCYIPKLNTQSFVELFVDAASSPVISLTGLDRDRGGVVLQCESKGWYPQPEVFWLDDEGNLLSAGPTETVRGPDDLYTVSSRVTVEKRHNNNFTCRVQQNNINQIRETHIIVPDDFFKVQSSSSTVTVGLVVCIVLIVAAAVFFFGWKWRQNRKSQVNFSASHRV, from the exons ATGCAGCAG AACTGCAGGATGCTTTTCCAGACGAACAGACCGTCCCTTCAATCTCCACTGAAAACCTTCTGTGTTTTGGTCGTCCATCTTCTCCTAACACACTCTTGCAAAG GTCAGTCCCAGTTAATTGGTTCGTCTCAGCCAATAGTGGCAACGGTTGGTGATGACATAATTTTGCCATGTCATCTGGAACCTGCTATGGATGTTGCTGCCATGACACTGGAGTGGACGAGATCTGACTTGGACCCCATATATATCCATGTGTGGCGTGCTCGTCAGGACCTCATAGATGCTAACCATCCATCTTACAGGGGACGGACATCACTGTTCCCTGATGAGCTGAAGCAGggaaacatttcactgaaaCTCTCTAAAGTGAAACTTTCTGATGGGGGAAAATACAAATGCTACATTCCAAAACTCAATACACAATCTTTCGTTGAACTTTTTGTCG ATGCTGCCTCCTCACCTGTCATCAGTTTAACAGGActtgacagagacagaggaggagtggTGTTACAGTGTGAGTCTAAAGGCTGGTATCCACAGCCTGAGGTGTTTTGGCTGGACGATGAGGGAAACCTCCTCTCTGCTGGACctacagagacagtcagaggtCCTGATGACCTCTATActgtcagcagcagagtgactgtagagaagagacacaacaacaacttcaCCTGTAGAGTCCAACAGAACAACATCAACCAGatcagagagacacacattattgttccag ATGATTTCTTTAAGGTCCAGTCCAGTTCTTCTACTGTCACAGTTGGTTTGGTTGTTTGCATCGtgttaattgttgcagctgcagttttcttttttgggtGGAAATGGAGACAAAACCGTAAGTCACAAGTGAATTTCAGTGCCTCTCACAGGGTTTAA
- the LOC137174482 gene encoding butyrophilin subfamily 3 member A2-like isoform X4, whose product MQQNCRMLFQTNRPSLQSPLKTFCVLVVHLLLTHSCKGQSQLIGSSQPIVATVGDDIILPCHLEPAMDVAAMTLEWTRSDLDPIYIHVWRARQDLIDANHPSYRGRTSLFPDELKQGNISLKLSKVKLSDGGKYKCYIPKLNTQSFVELFVASDAASSPVIRVVLQCESKGWYPQPEVFWLDDEGNLLSAGPTETVRGPDDLYTVSSRVTVEKRHNNNFTCRVQQNNINQIRETHIIVPDDFFKVQSSSSTVTVGLVVCIVLIVAAAVFFFGWKWRQNRKSQVNFSASHRV is encoded by the exons ATGCAGCAG AACTGCAGGATGCTTTTCCAGACGAACAGACCGTCCCTTCAATCTCCACTGAAAACCTTCTGTGTTTTGGTCGTCCATCTTCTCCTAACACACTCTTGCAAAG GTCAGTCCCAGTTAATTGGTTCGTCTCAGCCAATAGTGGCAACGGTTGGTGATGACATAATTTTGCCATGTCATCTGGAACCTGCTATGGATGTTGCTGCCATGACACTGGAGTGGACGAGATCTGACTTGGACCCCATATATATCCATGTGTGGCGTGCTCGTCAGGACCTCATAGATGCTAACCATCCATCTTACAGGGGACGGACATCACTGTTCCCTGATGAGCTGAAGCAGggaaacatttcactgaaaCTCTCTAAAGTGAAACTTTCTGATGGGGGAAAATACAAATGCTACATTCCAAAACTCAATACACAATCTTTCGTTGAACTTTTTGTCG CATCAGATGCTGCCTCCTCACCTGTCATCA gagtggTGTTACAGTGTGAGTCTAAAGGCTGGTATCCACAGCCTGAGGTGTTTTGGCTGGACGATGAGGGAAACCTCCTCTCTGCTGGACctacagagacagtcagaggtCCTGATGACCTCTATActgtcagcagcagagtgactgtagagaagagacacaacaacaacttcaCCTGTAGAGTCCAACAGAACAACATCAACCAGatcagagagacacacattattgttccag ATGATTTCTTTAAGGTCCAGTCCAGTTCTTCTACTGTCACAGTTGGTTTGGTTGTTTGCATCGtgttaattgttgcagctgcagttttcttttttgggtGGAAATGGAGACAAAACCGTAAGTCACAAGTGAATTTCAGTGCCTCTCACAGGGTTTAA